Proteins from a genomic interval of Arachis hypogaea cultivar Tifrunner chromosome 10, arahy.Tifrunner.gnm2.J5K5, whole genome shotgun sequence:
- the LOC112718334 gene encoding B3 domain-containing protein At2g33720-like translates to MNHSSADHDRDQYLKKRKSSADSSSSMRKSSARRRFSSSKNSNNNDGGGGGGGGVSTTLKLYDDPWKIKKTLTDSDLGILSRLLLAADLVKKQILPMLGGDHARAAETEEGTPVRVWDMDTRSMHHLVLKRWSSSKSYVLIGKWNQDFVRRRDLKKGDEIGFHWDPYNCAFNFCVLTRASSSSST, encoded by the coding sequence ATGAACCACTCTTCAGCAGATCATGATCGGGATCAGTACCTAAAGAAGCGAAAATCGAGTGCTGATTCCTCGTCAAGCATGAGGAAATCCAGCGCAAGGAGAAGATTCAGCAGCAGCAAGAATTCGAACAACAACGACGGAGGCGGAGGCGGAGGCGGAGGCGTGTCGACGACGCTGAAGCTGTACGACGATCCATGGAAAATAAAGAAGACGTTAACGGACAGCGACCTCGGGATCCTGAGCAGGCTGTTGCTGGCAGCTGATTTGGTGAAGAAGCAGATCCTTCCGATGCTGGGCGGCGATCACGCTCGGGCGGCGGAGACGGAAGAAGGAACCCCGGTGAGAGTGTGGGACATGGACACCAGATCCATGCACCACTTGGTCCTGAAGCGTTGGTCATCTTCCAAAAGCTATGTTCTTATTGGAAAATGGAATCAAGATTTCGTCAGAAGACGGGACCTCAAGAAAGGCGATGAGATTGGCTTCCACTGGGATCCCTATAACTGCGCCTTCAACTTCTGCGTTCTTACACgcgcctcctcctcctcctccacctgA